A single region of the Bacteroides luhongzhouii genome encodes:
- a CDS encoding GNAT family N-acetyltransferase, whose product MEEIIKPVSKELLKAELTEDKRLRMTNKSNNQIYIITHQNAPNVMREIGRLREIAFRAAGGGTGLSMDIDEYDTMEHPYKQLIVWNPEAEEILGGYRYLLGTDVRFDEKGAPILATSHMFHFSDAFIKEYLPQTIELGRSFVTLEYQSTRAGSKGLFALDNLWDGLGALTVVMPNVKYFFGKVTMYPSYHRRGRDMILHFLKKHFYDKEKLVTPIEPLQLETSEEELNALFCKNTFKEDYKILNCEIRKLGYNIPPLVNAYMSLSPTMRMFGTAVNYEFGDVEETGILIAVDEILEDKRIRHIQTFIESHPDALRLSSCEGEEVFTPKVVTPQADCSR is encoded by the coding sequence ATGGAAGAGATTATTAAACCGGTAAGCAAAGAACTGCTGAAGGCAGAATTGACGGAAGACAAACGCTTACGAATGACGAATAAGAGTAATAATCAGATTTATATTATTACTCATCAGAATGCTCCTAATGTAATGAGAGAAATTGGTCGTTTGCGTGAAATAGCTTTCCGTGCTGCTGGTGGAGGAACTGGTCTGTCAATGGATATCGATGAATATGATACGATGGAGCATCCTTATAAGCAGTTGATCGTATGGAATCCGGAAGCGGAAGAAATTCTGGGTGGTTACCGGTATCTGCTTGGTACGGACGTGCGTTTTGATGAAAAAGGCGCGCCAATTCTGGCAACTTCCCACATGTTTCATTTTTCTGATGCTTTTATTAAGGAATACCTGCCGCAGACAATTGAGTTGGGGCGTTCGTTTGTTACGTTAGAATATCAGTCTACCCGTGCCGGAAGCAAAGGATTGTTCGCTTTGGATAACCTGTGGGATGGGTTGGGAGCGTTGACCGTAGTTATGCCGAATGTGAAATACTTCTTTGGCAAAGTGACCATGTATCCTAGCTATCATCGTCGTGGCCGTGATATGATTCTTCATTTCCTTAAGAAACATTTTTATGACAAAGAGAAGCTTGTTACTCCGATTGAGCCTCTGCAGCTTGAGACTTCCGAAGAAGAGTTGAACGCATTGTTCTGCAAGAATACTTTTAAAGAGGACTATAAAATATTGAATTGTGAAATCCGTAAATTGGGATATAATATTCCTCCGTTGGTAAATGCGTATATGAGTTTAAGCCCTACGATGCGCATGTTCGGAACAGCAGTCAATTACGAGTTCGGTGATGTGGAAGAAACCGGTATCCTGATTGCTGTAGACGAGATTCTTGAAGATAAACGAATTCGACACATCCAGACGTTTATTGAAAGCCATCCGGATGCGTTGAGGTTGTCTTCTTGTGAAGGGGAAGAGGTTTTTACTCCTAAAGTGGTTACACCGCAGGCAGACTGTTCCCGTTAA
- a CDS encoding deoxyguanosinetriphosphate triphosphohydrolase — translation MMNWNQLISAKRFGMEEFHEERQENRSEFQRDYDRLIFSAPFRRLQNKTQVFPLPGSVFVHNRLTHSLEVSSVGRSLGNDVAKALLERQPELQDSFLPEIGSVVAAACLAHDLGNPPFGHSGEQAISTFFSEGKGLRLKEKQPNGEQLSPMEWEDLTHFEGNANAFRILTHQFEGRRKGGFVLTYTTLASIVKYPFSSSLAGTKSKFGFFVSEEESFQKIATELGLTLLNEHPLKYARHPLVYLVEAADDICYQMMDIEDAYKLKLLTTEETKELLMSYFSEERQGHLRKTFQIVNDINEQIAYLRSSVIGLLIRECTRVFVDHEQELLSGTFEGTLIKRIAERPAAAYKHCAEVSMKKIYRSRDVLDIELAGFRVISTLLELMIDAVTSPEEAYSKLLIDRVSSQYNIKSPVLYERIQAVLDYISGMTDVFALDLYRKINGNSLPAV, via the coding sequence ATGATGAATTGGAACCAATTAATATCAGCTAAACGTTTCGGAATGGAAGAATTCCATGAAGAGCGACAGGAAAATCGATCGGAGTTTCAACGGGACTATGACCGTCTCATTTTTTCGGCTCCTTTCCGCAGATTACAGAACAAAACGCAAGTATTCCCTCTACCGGGCAGCGTTTTTGTGCACAACAGGCTTACACACAGCCTTGAAGTCTCCAGCGTCGGCCGTTCACTCGGCAATGATGTAGCCAAAGCGCTTCTGGAACGTCAACCGGAACTTCAGGATTCTTTCCTGCCGGAGATCGGCTCTGTCGTTGCTGCCGCTTGCCTGGCACACGATTTGGGCAATCCGCCCTTCGGCCATTCAGGCGAGCAAGCCATTTCCACCTTTTTCTCCGAAGGGAAAGGGCTGCGTCTGAAAGAGAAACAGCCGAACGGTGAGCAACTTTCTCCGATGGAATGGGAAGATTTGACACATTTTGAAGGAAATGCAAATGCATTCCGGATACTGACACATCAGTTTGAAGGACGTCGCAAAGGCGGATTCGTCCTGACATATACCACTCTGGCTTCTATCGTGAAATATCCCTTTTCATCGAGTCTTGCGGGTACCAAATCGAAGTTTGGTTTCTTCGTCAGCGAAGAAGAAAGCTTCCAAAAAATAGCAACCGAATTAGGGCTGACTCTGCTCAACGAGCATCCTTTAAAGTACGCACGCCATCCATTAGTCTATTTAGTTGAAGCTGCGGACGACATCTGTTACCAAATGATGGATATTGAGGATGCATACAAGCTGAAGCTTCTCACCACAGAAGAAACCAAGGAACTGTTAATGTCCTATTTCAGCGAAGAACGACAGGGGCATCTCCGGAAAACATTCCAGATTGTCAACGACATCAATGAACAAATCGCTTATTTGCGTTCTTCCGTTATCGGTTTACTGATCCGGGAGTGCACTCGTGTCTTTGTGGATCATGAACAGGAACTGTTATCCGGTACATTCGAGGGAACACTCATCAAACGTATTGCCGAACGTCCGGCGGCAGCCTATAAACACTGCGCCGAGGTATCCATGAAGAAAATTTACCGTTCGCGGGACGTACTGGATATTGAGCTGGCCGGTTTTCGCGTCATCAGCACCCTGCTTGAATTAATGATAGATGCTGTAACCTCACCGGAAGAAGCTTATTCCAAACTCCTGATCGACCGAGTTTCCAGCCAATACAATATAAAATCGCCCGTACTCTATGAAAGAATACAGGCGGTACTTGATTATATATCGGGAATGACCGACGTCTTTGCTCTTGATCTTTATCGTAAAATTAACGGGAACAGTCTGCCTGCGGTGTAA
- the rsmH gene encoding 16S rRNA (cytosine(1402)-N(4))-methyltransferase RsmH, which translates to MEKDELTYHVPVLLKESVDGMNIQPDGTYVDVTFGGAGHSREILSRLGEGGRLLGFDQDEDAERNIVNDPHFIFVRSNFRYLQNFLRYHDIEQVDSILADLGVSSHHFDDSERGFSFRFDGALDMRMNKRAGITAADIVNTYEEERLANLLYLYGELKNSRKLASVIVKARSGQYIRTIGEFLEIIKPLFGREREKKELAKVFQALRIEVNQEMEALKEMLQAATKALKPGGRLVVITYHSLEDRMVKNIMKTGNIEGKAETDFFGNLQTPFRLVNNKVIVPDEAEIERNPRSRSAKLRIAEKK; encoded by the coding sequence ATGGAGAAAGATGAATTGACATATCATGTACCTGTATTGCTGAAAGAAAGCGTTGACGGGATGAATATCCAGCCGGACGGAACGTATGTAGACGTTACATTCGGAGGAGCGGGACATTCGCGCGAAATACTTTCACGACTCGGAGAAGGCGGACGCCTGCTGGGATTCGACCAAGACGAGGACGCTGAAAGGAACATTGTCAACGACCCTCATTTCATCTTTGTGCGCAGCAACTTCCGTTACCTGCAAAATTTCCTGCGCTACCACGACATTGAACAGGTGGATTCGATCCTGGCTGACCTCGGCGTATCGTCCCATCATTTCGATGATAGCGAACGCGGCTTTTCTTTCCGTTTTGACGGAGCGCTGGATATGCGTATGAACAAGCGTGCCGGAATTACAGCAGCAGACATCGTGAATACTTACGAGGAAGAACGTCTTGCAAACCTCCTCTACCTGTACGGAGAGCTGAAAAACAGCCGCAAACTGGCTTCTGTCATTGTCAAAGCCAGAAGCGGACAATACATCCGGACCATCGGCGAGTTTCTGGAAATCATCAAACCGCTTTTCGGTCGTGAACGCGAAAAGAAAGAGCTGGCAAAAGTGTTCCAGGCGCTACGGATCGAAGTAAATCAAGAGATGGAAGCGCTGAAGGAGATGTTACAGGCAGCAACGAAAGCTTTAAAGCCGGGCGGCAGACTGGTGGTAATTACTTATCATTCATTGGAAGACCGCATGGTGAAAAACATCATGAAGACAGGAAACATAGAAGGAAAAGCAGAAACCGACTTCTTCGGAAATTTGCAAACGCCTTTCCGGCTTGTCAACAATAAGGTAATCGTTCCCGATGAAGCAGAAATAGAACGAAACCCACGGTCGAGAAGTGCCAAATTACGAATTGCAGAAAAGAAATAG
- a CDS encoding 1-acyl-sn-glycerol-3-phosphate acyltransferase → MTDDSLFLIDVDKILRTKAPKHYKYIPKFVVSYLKKIVHQDEINVFLNESKGRLGVDFLEACMDFLDAKVDVKGIENLPKDGLYTFVSNHPLGGQDGVALGYVLGKHYDGKVKYLVNDLLMNLRGLAPLCIPINKTGKQVKDFPKMVEAGFQSDDQLIMFPAGLCSRRQNGVIRDLEWKKTFIVKSIQAKRDVIPVRFGGRNSDFFYNLANICKALGIKFNIAMLYLADEMFKNRHKTFTVTFGKPIPWQTFDKSKTPAQWAEYVKDIVYKL, encoded by the coding sequence ATGACTGATGACTCTTTATTTTTGATTGATGTCGATAAGATACTTCGGACAAAGGCTCCGAAGCATTATAAGTACATCCCTAAATTCGTGGTTTCTTATCTGAAGAAAATTGTTCATCAGGATGAAATTAATGTATTCCTGAATGAGTCGAAGGGTAGATTGGGTGTGGACTTTCTGGAGGCATGTATGGATTTTCTGGATGCGAAAGTGGACGTGAAAGGCATTGAAAATTTGCCTAAGGATGGTCTGTATACTTTTGTTTCTAATCATCCGTTAGGCGGACAGGACGGTGTTGCGCTTGGTTATGTGTTAGGAAAACACTATGATGGGAAAGTGAAATACCTGGTGAATGATCTATTGATGAATCTTCGCGGGTTAGCTCCCCTTTGTATTCCTATTAATAAAACCGGCAAACAGGTAAAAGACTTCCCGAAAATGGTGGAGGCGGGATTCCAGTCCGATGATCAGCTGATAATGTTTCCTGCCGGACTGTGTTCGCGTCGTCAGAATGGAGTCATTCGTGACCTGGAATGGAAAAAGACATTTATAGTAAAAAGCATACAAGCAAAACGTGATGTAATACCTGTGCGTTTCGGCGGTAGAAATTCTGATTTCTTTTACAACCTGGCAAATATATGCAAGGCATTGGGTATTAAGTTTAACATCGCTATGTTGTATCTTGCGGATGAAATGTTTAAGAATCGCCACAAAACTTTTACTGTCACTTTTGGCAAACCCATACCTTGGCAGACTTTCGATAAATCGAAAACCCCTGCACAGTGGGCTGAATACGTAAAAGATATTGTTTATAAACTGTAA
- a CDS encoding FtsL-like putative cell division protein produces MEEEVVNKKTEEGKKKKRTSLKSILGGDILATDFFRRQTKLLVLIMVFIIFYIHNRYASQQQQIEIDRLKKELTDIKYDALTRSSELMEKSRQSRIEDYISSKESDLQTSTNPPYLIK; encoded by the coding sequence ATGGAAGAAGAAGTAGTAAATAAGAAAACAGAAGAGGGCAAGAAGAAAAAACGCACCTCTCTGAAGAGTATTCTGGGTGGAGACATTCTGGCTACCGATTTTTTCCGCCGTCAAACGAAGTTGCTGGTACTTATCATGGTATTCATCATCTTCTACATTCACAATCGTTATGCCAGTCAACAGCAACAGATCGAAATAGACCGGCTGAAAAAGGAATTGACAGACATTAAATACGATGCACTGACTCGCAGCTCGGAGCTGATGGAAAAGAGCCGCCAGTCACGCATTGAAGATTATATATCGAGTAAGGAAAGCGATTTGCAAACATCAACCAATCCTCCTTACCTTATTAAATAG
- the mraZ gene encoding division/cell wall cluster transcriptional repressor MraZ produces the protein MIRFLGNIEARADAKGRVFIPATFRKQLQAASEERLIMRKDVFQDCLTLYPESVWNEELNELRSRLNKWNSKHQLIFRQFVSDVEVVTPDSNGRILIPKRYLQICSIHGDIRFIGIDNKIEIWAKERAEQPFMSPEEFGAALEEIMNDDNRQDGER, from the coding sequence ATGATACGTTTTTTAGGAAATATTGAAGCCAGGGCGGACGCCAAAGGAAGGGTGTTCATACCCGCTACCTTCAGGAAGCAGCTACAAGCAGCTTCCGAAGAAAGGCTTATTATGCGCAAAGACGTATTTCAGGACTGTTTGACCCTGTACCCCGAGAGCGTGTGGAACGAGGAGTTGAACGAGCTTCGCAGCAGGCTGAACAAATGGAACAGCAAACACCAACTCATTTTCAGACAGTTTGTGAGCGACGTTGAAGTGGTGACACCTGACAGCAACGGACGTATATTAATCCCGAAACGATATTTGCAGATTTGCAGCATCCATGGGGATATACGCTTTATCGGCATCGACAACAAGATAGAGATCTGGGCGAAAGAGCGGGCAGAACAGCCTTTCATGTCGCCCGAAGAGTTCGGTGCAGCATTAGAAGAAATTATGAACGATGATAATAGACAAGATGGAGAAAGATGA
- a CDS encoding UDP-N-acetylmuramoyl-L-alanyl-D-glutamate--2,6-diaminopimelate ligase, with the protein MLLKELLKAIQPVEVAGDSDIEITGVNIDSRLVEAGQLFMAMRGTQADGHAYIPAAIAKGATAILCENMPEEPVAGITYIQVKDSEDAVGKIATTFYGDPTSKMELVGVTGTNGKTTIATLLYNTFRYFGYKVGLISTVCNYIDDEPIPTEHTTPDPITLNRLLGRMADEGCKYVFMEVSSHSIAQKRISGLKFAGGIFTNLTRDHLDYHKTVENYLKAKKKFFDELPKNAFSLTNLDDKNGLVMTQNTRSKVHTYSLRSLCDFKGRVLESHFEGMLLDFNNHELAVQFIGKFNASNLLAVFGAAVLLGKKEEEVLVALSTLHPVAGRFDAVRSPQGVTAIVDYAHTPDALINVLNAIHGVLEGKGKVITVVGAGGNRDKGKRPIMAKEAAKASDRVIITSDNPRFEEPQDIINDMLAGLDAEDMKKTLSIADRKEAIRTACMLAEKGDVILVAGKGHENYQEIKGVKHHFDDKEVLKEIFK; encoded by the coding sequence ATGTTATTAAAGGAGTTACTGAAAGCGATCCAACCGGTAGAGGTAGCCGGAGATTCAGACATAGAAATCACCGGAGTCAATATTGACTCCCGTCTAGTGGAAGCCGGCCAACTATTCATGGCAATGCGCGGCACGCAAGCCGACGGTCATGCCTACATACCTGCTGCCATAGCTAAAGGAGCTACCGCTATTCTTTGTGAGAATATGCCGGAAGAGCCTGTTGCGGGGATCACTTATATACAAGTAAAAGACAGTGAAGATGCGGTAGGAAAGATTGCTACTACTTTCTACGGCGACCCGACTTCCAAAATGGAATTGGTTGGCGTTACCGGAACGAACGGAAAAACAACAATCGCTACCTTATTATATAATACATTCCGTTATTTCGGATATAAGGTAGGATTGATTTCTACTGTTTGCAATTATATCGACGATGAGCCGATTCCGACAGAGCATACCACGCCTGATCCCATCACGCTGAACCGTCTATTGGGACGAATGGCGGATGAAGGATGCAAATATGTTTTCATGGAAGTCAGTTCACACTCTATTGCGCAGAAACGTATCAGTGGACTAAAGTTTGCAGGAGGTATCTTTACCAATCTGACCCGCGACCATCTCGACTATCATAAAACGGTAGAGAACTATCTGAAAGCGAAGAAGAAGTTCTTTGACGAGCTGCCCAAGAATGCGTTCAGTCTGACCAATCTTGACGATAAGAACGGACTGGTGATGACACAGAACACACGTTCTAAAGTCCATACTTATTCATTGAGAAGCCTTTGTGATTTTAAAGGGCGGGTGTTGGAGTCTCATTTTGAAGGGATGTTGCTCGACTTCAACAACCATGAGTTGGCAGTTCAGTTTATCGGTAAGTTCAATGCTTCCAATTTGCTGGCAGTATTCGGGGCAGCCGTTCTGTTAGGCAAGAAAGAAGAAGAGGTGCTTGTAGCCCTTAGCACGCTTCATCCGGTAGCCGGACGCTTCGACGCGGTCCGTTCGCCGCAGGGAGTTACAGCGATTGTAGATTATGCGCATACTCCGGATGCTCTTATTAATGTATTGAATGCTATACATGGAGTGCTTGAAGGAAAAGGAAAAGTGATTACAGTGGTAGGTGCCGGCGGTAACCGTGACAAGGGTAAACGCCCCATCATGGCAAAGGAAGCTGCCAAGGCCAGTGACCGCGTCATCATCACTTCAGACAATCCGCGCTTCGAAGAGCCGCAAGACATCATCAACGACATGCTCGCCGGACTGGATGCGGAGGACATGAAGAAAACGCTAAGCATTGCCGACCGTAAAGAAGCGATTCGCACGGCTTGCATGCTGGCAGAAAAAGGAGATGTAATCCTCGTCGCCGGAAAAGGACACGAGAATTACCAGGAGATAAAAGGAGTAAAACATCATTTTGACGATAAAGAAGTACTCAAAGAAATTTTTAAATAA
- a CDS encoding penicillin-binding protein, protein MTRYFFVILLMALIGVAIVVKAGITMFAERQYWQDVADRFVKENVTVKPNRGNIISSDGKLMASSLPEYRIYMDFMSGEKDEKRRQKDQARRDSILNANMDSICIGLHKIFPDKSAAQFKAHLKKGRQAKSRNYLIYPKRISYIQYKEVKRLPVFCLNRYKGGFKEQAYNQRKKPFGSLAARTLGDVYADTAKGARNGIELAFDTILKGRDGLTHRQKVMNKYLNIVDVPPVDGCDLISTIDVGMQDICEKALVDKLKELNASVGVVVLMEVATGEVKAIVNMMQGKDGGYYEMRNNAISDMLEPGSTFKTASIMVALEDGKITPDYVVDTGNGQMPMYGRVMKDHNWHRGGYGKLTVTEILGVSSNVGTSYIIDHFYGSNPQKFVDGLKRMSIDQPLHLQISGEGKPNIRGPKERYFAKTTLPWMSIGYETQVPPINILTFYNGIANNGVSVRPKFVKAAIKDGEVVKEYPTEVINPKICSDKTLAQIREILRKVVGEGLAKPAGSKQFHVSGKTGTAQISQGAAGYKTGRTNYLVSFCGYFPSEAPKYSMIVSIQKPGLPASGGLMAGSVFSKIAERVYAKDLRLPLTNAIDTNSVVIPNVKAGEMRETQRVLEELEINIQGKVADSGKEVWGNTHSAPQAVVLESRSNMQNFVPSVIGMGAKDAVYLLESKGLKVNLVGVGKVKSQSIANGTIVKKGQTVTLTLK, encoded by the coding sequence ATGACCCGTTACTTCTTCGTCATCCTGTTGATGGCGTTGATAGGAGTAGCTATTGTTGTAAAAGCAGGCATCACCATGTTTGCCGAACGACAATACTGGCAGGATGTGGCTGACCGTTTCGTAAAAGAGAATGTGACGGTAAAACCTAATCGTGGAAACATTATTTCTTCTGACGGTAAACTGATGGCCAGCTCTCTGCCCGAGTACAGAATATATATGGACTTTATGTCCGGTGAAAAGGATGAAAAACGCAGGCAGAAAGATCAGGCACGCCGGGATTCCATCCTCAATGCCAATATGGATTCAATCTGTATCGGACTTCACAAGATATTCCCGGACAAGAGTGCGGCTCAATTCAAGGCACACCTCAAGAAAGGACGCCAGGCAAAAAGCCGCAATTATCTGATTTATCCGAAACGTATCTCCTATATACAATATAAAGAGGTAAAGAGACTGCCTGTATTCTGTTTGAACCGCTATAAAGGCGGATTCAAAGAACAGGCTTACAATCAGCGCAAGAAACCTTTCGGTTCACTGGCTGCCCGTACGCTGGGAGATGTGTATGCAGATACTGCCAAAGGAGCCAGAAATGGCATCGAACTTGCTTTCGACACCATCCTGAAAGGACGGGACGGACTGACGCACCGCCAGAAGGTAATGAACAAATACCTGAATATTGTTGATGTGCCACCGGTTGACGGTTGTGATCTTATTAGTACCATCGACGTAGGTATGCAGGATATTTGCGAGAAAGCATTGGTGGACAAGTTGAAAGAGCTGAATGCCAGTGTAGGCGTGGTGGTATTGATGGAAGTAGCTACCGGAGAAGTAAAGGCTATCGTCAACATGATGCAAGGCAAAGACGGCGGATATTACGAAATGCGCAACAATGCCATCAGCGATATGCTTGAACCGGGGTCTACTTTCAAGACGGCCTCTATCATGGTAGCTCTTGAAGACGGCAAGATCACTCCGGACTATGTGGTAGACACCGGCAACGGACAGATGCCAATGTACGGACGTGTCATGAAAGACCACAACTGGCACCGTGGAGGATATGGAAAGCTGACTGTTACTGAAATTCTGGGAGTTTCGTCCAACGTCGGTACCTCTTATATTATAGATCATTTCTATGGCAGCAATCCACAGAAGTTCGTAGACGGATTGAAACGGATGAGTATTGACCAACCGCTCCACCTGCAGATTTCAGGAGAAGGAAAGCCGAATATCCGTGGTCCGAAAGAACGTTATTTTGCGAAGACCACTTTGCCGTGGATGAGTATCGGATACGAGACACAGGTTCCTCCGATCAATATTCTTACATTCTACAATGGAATAGCCAATAATGGAGTCAGCGTGCGTCCGAAGTTTGTTAAAGCTGCCATAAAAGACGGGGAAGTCGTGAAAGAATACCCGACGGAAGTTATCAATCCTAAAATCTGTTCGGATAAGACCCTGGCACAGATTCGTGAAATACTCCGGAAAGTGGTCGGTGAAGGACTTGCCAAGCCTGCGGGAAGCAAGCAGTTCCACGTTTCAGGTAAAACGGGAACAGCACAGATTTCACAAGGAGCAGCCGGATACAAGACGGGAAGAACGAACTACCTGGTTAGTTTCTGCGGATATTTCCCGTCAGAGGCGCCTAAATATAGTATGATTGTCTCTATTCAGAAACCGGGTTTGCCGGCTTCGGGAGGTTTGATGGCAGGTAGTGTATTCAGCAAGATTGCAGAAAGAGTGTATGCCAAAGACCTGCGATTGCCGCTTACCAACGCGATTGATACCAATTCCGTAGTCATTCCGAATGTAAAAGCCGGAGAGATGCGCGAAACACAACGGGTGTTGGAAGAGCTGGAGATTAATATACAGGGAAAAGTAGCCGATTCGGGAAAAGAAGTGTGGGGAAATACACACTCCGCCCCGCAAGCTGTGGTTCTTGAAAGCCGGAGCAATATGCAGAATTTTGTGCCGAGTGTAATAGGAATGGGAGCGAAAGATGCTGTCTACTTGTTGGAAAGTAAAGGATTGAAAGTCAATCTGGTCGGAGTGGGCAAAGTAAAAAGCCAGTCGATAGCCAACGGGACCATCGTAAAGAAGGGACAGACGGTGACGCTGACGCTAAAGTAA
- a CDS encoding RNA polymerase sigma factor produces the protein MKSLSFRKDLVGVQDELLRFAYKLTTDREEANDLLQETSLKALDNEDKYTPDTNFKGWMYTIMRNIFINNYRKVVRDQTFVDQTDNLYHLNLPQDGSSESTERAYDLKEMHRVVNKLPKEYRVPFAMHVSGFKYREIAEKLNLPLGTVKSRIFFTRQKLQEELKDFR, from the coding sequence ATGAAAAGTTTAAGCTTCAGAAAAGATTTAGTAGGAGTACAAGATGAATTACTACGCTTCGCTTACAAACTGACAACTGACCGTGAAGAAGCAAACGATTTGTTGCAGGAGACATCATTAAAAGCATTAGATAATGAAGATAAATATACCCCTGATACAAATTTCAAAGGATGGATGTATACCATCATGCGCAACATATTCATCAACAACTACCGCAAGGTAGTTCGCGACCAGACATTTGTCGATCAGACGGATAATCTTTATCATCTGAATTTACCACAAGACGGAAGTTCAGAAAGTACAGAAAGAGCATACGACCTGAAAGAGATGCACCGTGTAGTCAACAAACTCCCCAAAGAATACAGAGTTCCGTTCGCCATGCACGTTTCAGGATTCAAATACCGTGAGATTGCGGAAAAGCTGAACCTCCCGCTAGGTACAGTAAAAAGCCGTATTTTCTTCACGCGCCAGAAATTACAGGAAGAATTGAAAGACTTCCGCTAG
- the dut gene encoding dUTP diphosphatase encodes MNIQVINKSKHPLPAYATELSAGMDIRANLSEPITLEPLQRCLVPTGLYIALPKGFEAQVRPRSGLAIKKGITVLNSPGTIDADYRGEVCIILVNLSSEAFVIEDGERIAQMVIAKHEQPVWKEVEVLDETERGAGGFGHTGV; translated from the coding sequence ATGAATATTCAAGTTATCAATAAATCGAAGCATCCGCTTCCGGCTTATGCCACCGAATTGTCCGCAGGAATGGATATCCGTGCTAATCTTTCTGAACCTATCACACTGGAACCGTTGCAACGTTGTCTGGTGCCGACAGGATTGTATATCGCCCTGCCGAAGGGATTTGAGGCGCAAGTCCGTCCACGTAGCGGACTGGCGATAAAGAAAGGTATCACAGTACTTAATTCTCCGGGTACGATTGATGCGGATTATCGTGGAGAGGTTTGTATCATTTTAGTCAATCTCTCGTCCGAGGCTTTTGTTATTGAAGATGGCGAACGTATCGCGCAGATGGTGATAGCAAAGCACGAACAGCCTGTATGGAAGGAAGTGGAAGTGTTGGATGAAACGGAACGCGGAGCCGGTGGCTTCGGACATACCGGAGTATGA